One region of Acropora muricata isolate sample 2 chromosome 13, ASM3666990v1, whole genome shotgun sequence genomic DNA includes:
- the LOC136895221 gene encoding uncharacterized protein, with translation MGSAQYLDPYDFDNDDYVESQESGLDSSLLELLRQGSCSSSSSDEEEFSGFTREQIYLSRGSRVRSFHERPGVSAQDPQVRADKENDPAQQRGKKRKANPSQWKRNVHKNAFAKGEATIDCKGRFKPGRETGPDCGCSFECFTLINAEQRRWILAQFNILGTSSRQNIYLRGLIVAEEPKRRVGKERQRSFSYRYYAQTADKIRKQICRQAFISIYGITERRVRSIRANVIPDDGRGRHDNRPNKVSEEARNKVREHIKSFPRQTSHYSRKDVPLRRYLSEDLSAQRMHHMYLELHEPAVVERNREILRCKQENRVPAPPVLKPEISLFMYRHIFNTEFNLGFGLPRSDTCAKCDALHMALQSSGGDDKTRIQRELKEHQEGADLGYQSKKDEKNAAIQSWSGKTRTSGSSNVPNKSKDAVDMITFDFQQNLPTPNLHHNDMFYARQMWTYNFGIHDCVANQGHMFMWDETIAKRGSSEVVSSLHRFFKEFNTGARSLVSYSDGCGGQNKNLTIIGFYSELHRSGVYEVLDHKFLIRGHTFLENDIDFSQIEKRKKSATVYLSEDWFKVVRDANQRKPFIVTEMRQEDFFDWKTYTSARYKRLSKDIDGHRVKLRDIHWLNFGWGEDTDLRTGRRKMFHHPDEVWVRYGFSKDEPWKKIKIVRNTRLSPGTPDHRYNGTLNLAPAKVKDLKKMASKFIPEPQRQFYLRLQSSSVEDCLLEGEDSDA, from the exons ATGGGATCAGCACAGTACTTGGACCCTTATGATTTCGACAACGACGACTATGTCGAAAGCCAAGAGTCTGGTCTCGATAGTTCCTTGTTGGAACTTCTTAGGCAAGGTagttgtagtagtagtagtagcgaTGAAGAAGAATTTTCAGGGTTTACGCGAGAACAAATTTATCTTTCCAGAGGCAGTCGAGTTCGTTCCTTCCACGAGCGTCCAGGAGTTTCAGCACAAGATCCACAAGTCCGCGCAGATAAGGAAAACGACCCAGCGCAACAGCGTGGGAAGAAGAGGAAAGCCAATCCTTCCCA GTGGAAGCGAAACGTTCACAAAAATGCCTTTGCCAAGGGTGAAGCCACAATCGACTGCAAGGGCAGATTTAAACCAGGCAGAGAAACGGGCCCTGATTGTGGATGTTCCTTCGAATGTTTCACTCTCATAAACGCGGAACAAAGGCGTTGGATTTTGGCCCAATTCAACATCCTGGGAACTTCCTCACGCCAAAATATTTATCTACGAGGGCTCATTGTTGCTGAAGAACCAAAGCGGCGTGTTGGGAAGGAGAGGCAGCGGTCTTTTAGCTACCGCTATTACGCACAAACAGCCGACAAGATCAGGAAACAG ATTTGTAGGCAGGCATTCATTTCGATCTATGGTATAACAGAGCGTCGCGTGAGAAGTATTAGGGCCAATGTTATCCCTGATGATGGTCGTGGACGTCACGATAACCGCCCAAATAAAGTTTCGGAAGAAGCCAGGAATAag GTCAGAGAGCACATCAAGTCTTTCCCGAGACAGACTTCTCACTACTCAAGGAAAGACGTACCACTTAGGAGATACCTTTCAGAAGATCTGTCTGCGCAGCGAATGCACCATATGTACCTCGAGTTACATGAGCCAGCAGTTGTGGAAAGAAACCGGGAGATTCTGAG GTGTAAACAAGAAAACAGGGTACCAGCTCCTCCAGTCCTTAAACCCGAAATTTCGTTATTTATGTATCGCCACATTTTTAACACCGAATTTAACTTGGGTTTTGGGCTTCCAAGAAGTGATACTTGTGCCAAGTGTGATGCTTTGCACATGGCGTTGCAATCGTCTGGGGGTGACGACAAGACTCGAATTCAGAGGGAGCTCAAAGAACATCAAGAGGGAGCTGACTTAGGCTACCAAAGCAAGAAGGACGAAAAAAATGCGGCAATACAGAGCTGGTCAGGAAAGACTCGCACGTCTGGCTCCAGTAACGTcccaaacaaaagcaaagacgCAGTAGACATGATCACTTTCGATTTCCAGCAGAATCTACCGACGCCAAATTTGCATCACAATGACATGTTCTATGCGCGCCAGATGTGGACGTATAACTTTGGTATCCATGACTGTGTCGCAAACCAAGGGCATATGTTTATGTGGGATGAGACCATCGCGAAACGTGGCTCATCTGAAGTGGTTTCCAGCTTGCACCGGTTCTTCAAAGAATTTAATACCGGAGCAAG aTCCTTAGTAAGCTACTCTGATGGTTGTGGAGGGCAGAATAAAAACCTGACAATCATTGGTTTTTATTCTGAACTTCACCGCAGCGGTGTTTACGAAGTACTAGACCACAAGTTCCTTATAAGGGGGCATACGTTTCTGGAGAATGACATTGACTTCAGCCAGATAGAGAAGCGGAAGAAGAGCGCCACTGTTTACCTGTCGGAGGACTGGTTCAAAGTCGTCCGAGATGCAAATCAGAGGAAACCATTCATCGTAACGGAAATGAGGCAGGAGGACTTCTTTGATTGGAAGACCTACACCTCGGCCCGGTACAAGCGCCTGTCAAAAGACATCGACGGACATCGGGTGAAGTTGCGAGACATCCACTGGTTAAACTTTGGCTGGGGTGAAGACACCGATCTGAGAACcggaagaagaaaaatgtttcatcacCCTGATGAAGTCTGGGTGCGCTATGGATTCTCGAAAGATGAACcatggaagaaaataaagatcGTGCGTAACACCAGGCTTTCGCCCGGAACACCCGACCACCGCTACAATGGCACGCTGAATCTGGCACCAGCCAAAGTCAAAGACCTAAAAAAAATGGCGTCTAAATTCATTCCAGAACCACAGCGTCAGTTCTATTTGCGACTTCAAAGCTCATCGGTTGAAGACTGCCTTTTGGAGGGTGAGGACTCAGACGCCTAG